The Misgurnus anguillicaudatus chromosome 23, ASM2758022v2, whole genome shotgun sequence sequence CATAGAGTGTCAACACCACGGGTGTAttattcaaaggaccagagtaaattattccacttatacctCGGTTAcaacaaacattgctctgttgcctatttttaagacatttgacaggttatgtgtgcggtttacagaaaaatattcaacacccatggaacatttctcaaccaatcagaataaagcattcaaaagACCCTTGGTTCAGTtgaattcattacatttttttaatcaaattaattcaactgaaaagtaactcgcattacttttataaaaaagtaactcaaatattaatgtgtacatttataaagtaatgtgttactttactcattacttcagaaaagtaatattattacgtaatggaagttacttgtaatgcgttacctcCAACACTGATTACTAGTGTACATGAtaccaaaaaaaattaatttaatcaatGAAATCCCCAAATATTAGTACTTACAATTCTTCTTGTCGATAACCTAAAGGATCTTCGACTCTGTAAGTGGAACCCAGTGAGATACCAACAATGATGGCAGGAAACCCTGAGACAGGAAAAGTTTTATAGGCACTCAGTAATGTCATTATAGCCAGGATTCTTATTCTTGTCctcaaaacattacagataCACTAACTAACCTTATAGTCAAAATATGAACCCTAGCACTGGGgatgtaccctttcaaaaggtCTGCAGTTGTACCTACTAAAAATAGTTCATTATAGTATCTCagtggtacatattggtaccaaaagtAAATCTGTAACGAATGGTACATCATAGCACCTTTTTGAACCGCCCCAGTTACAgttgacagaatttttttactgaAAGTGTAGGTTAAACAATAAGACTTTCTGAGTTTCCTACCCCAGCCGACTGCTAGGGACACCTTGGGAAACCATGGAGGTGTTCCAGACATTGTGGTTTTGAAGAGGAGGAACACATTAATTCCATACAGAGTATTCCAAGTGAATGTGGCCAACAAGAAGAAATGAATCAAGGCTGTAAGTGCCGTACAAGGACCCTCGTCAGAATATTGATGATAATCTGACACAGGAACAAGATTTTCTGCTGAAACATTAGCCACTTCTGCATGATGGACAGGGTTGTTAATGCCAAAGATGAAGAAAAGGTAGAAAATCATCATGCTCAAGCAGATGTTCACCAAAAGCAGAGTCGGGCTGCATCCCCTTGACTTCCTGTAGTAAAGagtttatgaatatataaaaactACAGATCAACAGGAAAAAATGCCATACTTAACTTTCTTAACTGTTTTTACCTGGTTGCAATTTGGTAAACTGCTGTGACAGCAAGACCCAATATAGAAAGAGTACAGCCGGTAATGCTGATCCAGTTTAATGCTTCTGAATACTGATAGTTTATATTGAAAGACTGCAAAAAGACACTATGACATTATGATCACTGCaatttactttaataaattatttgacCATAAATGTATCTTACCATCAGGACTGCAAAGTTCTTATTTAAGTTGAAATTATTTTCCCGTCGATCAGGTGTACAGCTGCACTGTGCGTGACCCGAGAAACTCTTTTTTGTGCAGCCTTTTGTACTCCAGTCGTTTTCGCTGTAACTCCAAAACACGCACGCAAAGTCGTCGAGGGACATCGTGGAATCATTCTGAAAGGTCAACAATCTTTTAATTCATGGGCAATGTGGTACCAATTTGTGCCTCTGAGGTATTTACCCTGTAGGTACAAAGATGTACTTTGGTAacgctttagattacagccAGGAAAGTACTGAGTAAGTACAGGGAATTTACTGCgaatgtttctgtaattatagtgtaCTTATAAAGTACATACGTGCAATTTTAAGGGaacaatatataatattttgggAACAAAGAGGTAACAAGTACcactttaactcattcaccgccagcctttttgagaaaagttgcccacctgcatttttgtgattttaacaaaattttcacaaaattccttgcaggaaaaattattttctataaatatataaacatacaaattatatcaaattaaagaactcagaatgactatcaaacataaagagagttaaaataaaacgttatattttttttaacttccgtttttgataaattttccattttggcgccatctggtggataaaagcggtattacactttcactttgaaattcgtccagaaaggcatacttattagttaaatatgaactcataaatgacgagataactcgtcaatggcggtgaatgagttaatttacagcccgcagatgttgtatttactctttaactacgtgaaacaagggggtaacaagtgccactttaatttacagcccgcagatgttgtatttactATGTTactacgtgaaacaagggggtaacaagtgccactttaatttacagcccgcagatgttgtatttactcTGTAACTATGTGAAACAAGGGGgaaacaagtgccactttaatttacagcccgcagatgttgtatttactctgtaactatgtgaaacaagggggtaacaagtgccactttaatttacagcctgcagatgttgtatttactctgtaactatgtgaaacaagggggtaacaagtgccactttaatttaaagCCCGCCGATGCTGtacttactctgtaactacgtgaaacaagAGGGTAAACATTTTTGCCttgcctatttttaattttgGTTGATGACCCAACAAATTCCTgtactctttttctttcttaagGTAAGTAACCTTTATtgaaaattctaaataaattgTATCGTACTAATAAATAGCATAAACACATTAACTGAATTTCAAGTTTTGTTGTTTAGTAATCTCCATCATCATGCatcatgaaatgataaaatatgtacccccgtggttaaaaaaatacttagcCTATGcctaaatatatgttaatagCCTACCTATATtattccaaaaatatatatgctgTATGACTATGATTAAATGAAGACCCACAGTTTGCAGAATCCATGTGAAAGCAGCCATGTACaaatcatttcaacttactattatttaggTTGACAAGAGATTAGTTGTCAACTTCGAAGCTTCGGTAGTAATCAACTACCGGAGGGGGTTGAACATACTCTTCTCTCTAATAAAGGCAGGAATCTCTGTGTGACTGTCTGTTTGCATCCATTTTTATTATGTTCATCCTATCGACTTCATGCATGGAGGGAGTGCAGTGTCGCATTTTGTGCCATATAGACATTGTTCAGAATAACTTTTAATAAACTACAAAACAGCGCGAGCTGGCATCGTGCCTCAAGCGTGCAGGGCTTATATTCTCCGAGAACAGACACTGCACTAGTGATACAAAACACAGTATTTCTATCAGCGCCACgccgccacctatagagcggaaGCAtaaagcgcacttcctgcttagCAAATTCTATGCACTAAcgctaaaatgtaaaaaaaaagaatattcgaatctcaaaaataaaaatcgaatgtcaacccaccgaacgaatattcgaataattgcctattctggtccagcccttgAAAGCTCCATTTTATGCTCCATGTGACTTTCATCACATGCCTCAGTTTCTGTAGTGGTGTGATCACGCCAGCAGGTGATAAGTCAGCAGGACATAGCAACAGAAGCAATCTTAAAATATTGGTTACTTtctaaaaaatttaagtatAGGGCATCTACtaataattatacataaataaatctgtttttaCCAATGCAAAATATGTTACGATGCGATGCATTGTAATGCAAATGCTAATTTTTTAACCGTTGCATCGCATTGTTAACTTTTTATACAGATGCACCGAGCAAATTGGGGAAAGATTTTCCAATCCCTATCTAGCTACATTATTACTGGCTACAGACATTTCTCACCGATGGTGTGACTGAAAACTGGACTTCCATGGCGTCTGATCCATTTTCGAACAGGTTAGCAGATAAAACTCTTCTCTTGGTATTCAGAGAAGGCTTAAAGCTTTTTGACGGAAAGAAATGGTCGCTATTATAGAGAACAAACCCAACGCCTTTGTTCAGtcctagagagagagagagagagagagagagagagagagagagagagagagagagagagattcttTATTGCAGTTATTGACATTTGCCCCTATAAAGTCTTTAAACATTTCCTTCTAACCGTAATACTAATGTGCAGAGGGAAACGGTTACTGAAAATTATTATATGGCCTTCTTAAtcactttattatattaaattcTTTCTATTTTAAATTCTTTCTCTATCATTTTTATATCAGATTACTTTAAAACTTTAAGCATATTGATTGCAAAACACAGAATATACTGTAGATTTACCTTTACTGAATGTAATATTCATCTGTAGGTCAACTATCTCTTCTGGAAAAGGCTTCGTATTTGAATCCAGTTTTATTCTGCCGGGTATAAAGGTATCATTGCCTGTTGCTACAAAAATAAGTAGATAATTAAGGTTGATCTATGTAGACACAACATGTAAAAGTTTATAATGATGCAGCTGTGAAAACAGACAGAAtgtttatggtaggaaatttcGAATGTTGAAATTTTTACTATTGCTGGATGTTAAGCAGACTTTTGTATTAATTTTACAGTCAATTGTTTGTTTTAACTCACCCCTAAATATACTTTACCTCTGTTTTAATAGCTCAACTGCTGAAAAATATATTATAGACTCACACTTTTATTGCTTAAAGGTATATATGCTAACAACAGGATGCCATAATGTCGATTATCACAAAAATCATGTAATCATTTTTTTAGCTGGTTTTAGTGAGGCACGTACTACGTATGTTAATGTCAATTTTAATTATTCCCTTTTACAAAAAGTCTTGCTTTTGTAGAATCTGTTTTAATGGTTGGTtgataaaacatgatttttcacttattttacattatttcaaCACGTCTCAAACGCACTTCCGGTCTCTATGAAGCTTTTCCTTCCAAACCACCCAGTCTAATGTGTTGGTCAAGCTGGTCCAGTACTTACCATTAAATAAGGTCAACTGCACGTGTTGAGTCCCAGGTTTCCCCTTAAAGGACTGCACTGCTAAGTTCGGCTGTACCAGGAATTTAATTGATTCATTGAGCAGTGAGAAATTCTGCAGAGTCTGTGTTAGTCTGCATAAACAAATCAAAATCAGAcatgcatatacagtatttatgcaTAATGTTGGTACAGtgtttactgtatgtatatGAGATGGTTGTATACAGTATGTCAGGAGCAGTGCATAGAAACGAGAAttgtaaaaaattaaacaattgtagTTCTAAGATTCTGTTaactattaactctttcctgccagcgttttttaaaaaagttgccagccaccgccagcatttttaatgattttcacaaaagtttaatgccttccagaaaatgttcttatttaaatatataaacaaacaatatatcagatgaaagaacaaaacctaaccctaactcaaaa is a genomic window containing:
- the LOC129453619 gene encoding adhesion G-protein coupled receptor G7, with translation MLLSTETNGSMDIAVSTVATVSQLLNASQGKFSDVDHEALSKLTQTLQNFSLLNESIKFLVQPNLAVQSFKGKPGTQHVQLTLFNATGNDTFIPGRIKLDSNTKPFPEEIVDLQMNITFSKGLNKGVGFVLYNSDHFFPSKSFKPSLNTKRRVLSANLFENGSDAMEVQFSVTPSNDSTMSLDDFACVFWSYSENDWSTKGCTKKSFSGHAQCSCTPDRRENNFNLNKNFAVLMSFNINYQYSEALNWISITGCTLSILGLAVTAVYQIATRKSRGCSPTLLLVNICLSMMIFYLFFIFGINNPVHHAEVANVSAENLVPVSDYHQYSDEGPCTALTALIHFFLLATFTWNTLYGINVFLLFKTTMSGTPPWFPKVSLAVGWGFPAIIVGISLGSTYRVEDPLGYRQEEFCWLAFLDPKQNFDMRKPMFWGFLLPLVIMLISNIVILVYFSKNTCKTIPNLNRYTFNFIQILSEVIH